One window of Methanomicrobia archaeon genomic DNA carries:
- a CDS encoding 50S ribosomal protein L23 gives MHRTVIHIVPSEKATLQIDAENKLQFIVDRSASKSEIKREVERLFETPVRNVRTMITFKGEKKAIVELEQEGKAKEIGTSLGIL, from the coding sequence ATGCACCGAACAGTGATACATATCGTTCCGAGCGAGAAAGCAACGCTGCAGATCGATGCGGAGAACAAGCTGCAATTCATCGTTGATCGCAGCGCGAGCAAGAGCGAGATCAAGCGCGAGGTAGAGCGTCTCTTTGAGACGCCGGTACGGAACGTACGGACGATGATAACGTTTAAAGGCGAGAAGAAGGCAATAGTAGAATTAGAGCAAGAGGGAAAGGCTAAAGAGATCGGAACTTCTCTCGGCATATTATGA
- a CDS encoding 30S ribosomal protein S3, translating to MDEYFRTELDRAGYGGMELKRTPLGTQITVKVEKPGMIIGKDGRRIKRITSDIVKRQELDNPQIDVQPIDVPELNAQLMANRLAKLIERGWHFRRAGRSTLQRIMDRGARGCEIRMTGKLKGPRGRMEKMVDGYIKHCGSLAEEIVDNGYAIAKKKAGVIGVKVRIVRPDAYVPDALRMELTAVAGKVEAGTPEVAEAAGVPAASKEPAAAEQEQEPTVTPNAETEPQSEAKKEKKRARAAGKKAATAAAPAEEVPPEVTEPAGADETGPEA from the coding sequence ATGGACGAGTATTTCAGGACCGAGCTTGATCGTGCGGGCTATGGCGGGATGGAGTTAAAGCGAACGCCACTGGGCACGCAAATCACCGTGAAAGTCGAGAAGCCCGGAATGATTATTGGCAAGGATGGTAGGCGGATCAAGCGGATCACCAGCGATATCGTGAAGCGGCAGGAACTGGACAATCCGCAGATTGACGTACAGCCGATTGATGTTCCGGAATTGAATGCGCAGCTGATGGCAAATCGGCTCGCGAAGCTCATCGAGCGCGGGTGGCATTTCCGACGCGCTGGGCGCTCAACATTGCAGCGGATCATGGATCGCGGTGCGCGCGGTTGCGAGATACGCATGACCGGGAAGTTGAAGGGTCCCCGCGGTCGAATGGAGAAGATGGTGGACGGCTACATCAAGCATTGTGGATCGCTCGCCGAAGAGATCGTCGATAACGGCTATGCGATCGCGAAGAAGAAGGCGGGCGTGATTGGCGTCAAAGTGCGAATCGTCAGGCCCGACGCGTATGTTCCGGACGCTTTACGAATGGAGCTAACGGCAGTGGCAGGCAAAGTGGAAGCGGGAACGCCGGAAGTAGCGGAGGCTGCAGGAGTGCCAGCAGCCTCGAAGGAACCTGCGGCAGCTGAGCAGGAGCAGGAACCTACAGTCACCCCCAACGCAGAGACTGAACCGCAATCAGAAGCAAAGAAAGAGAAGAAGAGAGCTCGGGCAGCGGGTAAAAAAGCAGCAACTGCTGCCGCGCCTGCCGAGGAGGTGCCCCCTGAGGTGACAGAACCAGCAGGGGCGGATGAAACGGGACCTGAGGCATGA
- a CDS encoding 50S ribosomal protein L22: MAKVNYTLGPEADPETTARAMAYELHISPKHAYEVVTAIRGKTVEDAETFLENVLDKKVAVPFKRYKHKVPHRRGLKNWDAGRYPVKATAEILKLLKSARSNAEYKGLDTDALRVWRVATKQGRTIRGIIPRAFGRASPFNTETVTVEIILKEVGS, encoded by the coding sequence ATGGCCAAGGTTAATTATACTCTGGGACCCGAAGCAGATCCGGAAACGACGGCACGAGCTATGGCCTACGAGCTCCATATTTCACCAAAGCATGCATATGAAGTCGTCACTGCGATACGGGGAAAGACGGTTGAGGACGCGGAGACGTTCCTCGAGAACGTGCTCGATAAGAAGGTAGCGGTTCCCTTCAAACGGTACAAGCATAAAGTGCCACACCGACGCGGGCTCAAGAACTGGGATGCAGGCCGCTATCCGGTGAAGGCCACCGCGGAGATCCTGAAATTGCTGAAGAGCGCGCGGAGTAATGCGGAGTACAAGGGGCTCGATACCGACGCGCTTCGGGTTTGGCGCGTGGCCACGAAACAGGGACGAACGATACGCGGAATTATCCCGCGCGCTTTTGGGCGTGCAAGTCCGTTCAATACAGAAACCGTAACAGTAGAGATCATTTTGAAGGAAGTAGGGAGTTAG
- a CDS encoding 50S ribosomal protein L4, protein MVREATSTAKVLDLSGKVVKEIPLPPVFLEEYRPDLIKRAVLALQSKRLQPKGTDPLAGRRTSAESWGPGRGVARVPRITDGRRAARAPQTVGGRRAHPPKVEKRLERKINKKERKKAIRSAIAATVDPLKVRERGHQFAEHIPLPLIIEDSFVSLAKTAEVESVFKTLGLWDDVLRAKVRKVRAGKGKMRGRRYKTKKSLLIVIGRDETQTEERPIVKAAKNLPGVDIAYATELNTELLAPGTHPGRLTLWTESSLSQLTAKE, encoded by the coding sequence ATGGTAAGAGAAGCGACAAGCACAGCAAAGGTGTTAGATTTATCGGGTAAGGTTGTTAAGGAGATTCCGTTGCCACCGGTCTTCCTGGAGGAGTACCGGCCGGATTTGATCAAGCGAGCAGTGCTCGCTCTGCAGTCCAAGCGCTTGCAGCCGAAGGGCACGGACCCCCTGGCCGGGCGGAGGACCTCTGCGGAGAGCTGGGGACCGGGCAGAGGTGTTGCACGGGTGCCCCGGATCACTGATGGGCGACGCGCCGCGCGAGCACCACAGACCGTCGGAGGACGACGCGCGCATCCGCCAAAGGTCGAAAAGCGCTTGGAACGTAAAATAAACAAGAAGGAGCGGAAAAAAGCTATCCGATCTGCGATTGCTGCTACTGTCGATCCCCTTAAGGTGCGTGAACGCGGTCATCAATTTGCTGAGCACATCCCGCTGCCACTAATCATTGAGGATTCATTTGTGAGCCTCGCAAAGACCGCGGAGGTCGAGTCGGTCTTCAAGACCCTGGGCCTCTGGGACGACGTGCTCAGAGCGAAGGTGCGGAAGGTACGGGCGGGCAAGGGTAAGATGCGCGGCCGGCGATACAAGACGAAGAAGAGCTTATTGATCGTTATCGGACGCGATGAAACGCAGACGGAGGAACGACCGATAGTGAAAGCGGCAAAGAACTTACCCGGCGTGGATATCGCCTACGCCACGGAGCTCAACACCGAACTGCTGGCACCGGGTACGCATCCGGGCAGATTAACCCTCTGGACCGAGTCTTCACTATCACAGTTGACCGCAAAGGAGTGA
- a CDS encoding DNA polymerase sliding clamp: MFEAKIDANVLKESIESIIAVVDEGKLRISEGGFQLRAVDPANVAMVSFELSREAFDDYRFEKESEADTLEMGIDFVKLHDILGFGGREDVALRLDEQAQKLLTKMGSLNYTVSLLDPGSLRKEPKVPELDFPVQVVIENEEFRRTIRAAEKIGDHIVLGVEGDEFYMEVEGEMDKLRLGLRKEQLVHLTPGTLHSLYSLDYISAMSKGMSHAANITLNLGKDYPLQIEFELAEGKGKVSYLLAPRIESE; this comes from the coding sequence ATGTTTGAGGCCAAGATAGACGCTAACGTGTTAAAAGAAAGCATTGAGTCCATTATCGCGGTGGTTGATGAAGGTAAGTTACGCATATCTGAGGGTGGTTTCCAGCTCAGGGCAGTGGATCCCGCAAATGTGGCGATGGTCTCCTTTGAGCTGAGCCGCGAGGCATTTGATGATTATCGTTTCGAGAAAGAATCGGAAGCGGATACTCTAGAAATGGGTATCGATTTCGTCAAGCTGCATGATATCCTCGGCTTTGGTGGGCGTGAGGATGTCGCGTTGCGGCTGGACGAGCAGGCCCAGAAGTTGCTCACCAAAATGGGCAGTCTCAACTATACGGTCTCGCTACTCGATCCCGGGTCGTTGCGGAAAGAGCCGAAGGTGCCGGAGCTCGACTTTCCCGTGCAGGTGGTGATCGAGAACGAGGAATTCAGACGGACGATCAGGGCTGCTGAGAAGATCGGGGACCACATCGTGCTCGGCGTCGAAGGTGATGAGTTCTATATGGAGGTCGAGGGTGAGATGGACAAGCTGCGCCTGGGCCTGCGGAAAGAGCAGTTGGTCCATTTGACGCCCGGAACGCTCCATTCGCTCTACTCGCTCGATTATATCTCGGCAATGAGTAAAGGTATGAGCCATGCGGCGAACATCACGCTCAACCTCGGTAAGGACTATCCGCTGCAGATCGAGTTCGAGCTGGCCGAGGGCAAGGGCAAGGTCAGCTATCTGCTCGCGCCACGGATCGAATCTGAATAA
- a CDS encoding 50S ribosomal protein L3 — MAKRHRPRRGSLAYSPRKRARSETCRIKREERAVGKKLQGFAGYKAGMTHLILTDDYAHSLTKGMEIAVPATIIETPPMRVVGFRLYKMTAYGRRAVKEVWIEGGAASATGEAFSALEAPLKKAADTRVFSLRLVAATRPEVVAALPKKKRELMEIKMSDKVENDLVYAKELIGKDLKITDVVKEGDFVDVTAITRGKGTQGPVKRWGVMIQNAKAQRSGRGRHVGAIGGWRPRRVRWRVPQMGQTGYHQRTEYNKRVMKIGVSAEEITPKGGFVRYGTVSNEYLVLKGSVPGPKKRLIRISHAIRPHPRLGVPELITISTRSQQG, encoded by the coding sequence ATGGCTAAAAGACACAGACCAAGGAGAGGCTCGCTCGCCTATTCACCGCGAAAGCGGGCCCGAAGTGAGACGTGTAGAATAAAGAGAGAGGAACGAGCCGTTGGCAAGAAACTGCAGGGTTTCGCAGGCTATAAAGCCGGTATGACTCACCTTATTCTCACGGACGACTACGCCCATAGTCTGACCAAGGGAATGGAGATTGCTGTTCCCGCAACGATCATCGAGACCCCGCCAATGCGCGTGGTCGGATTCCGTCTTTACAAGATGACTGCTTACGGGCGGCGCGCCGTCAAAGAAGTGTGGATAGAGGGTGGTGCCGCCTCGGCGACGGGCGAAGCATTTAGCGCGCTGGAAGCACCGCTCAAGAAGGCGGCGGATACTCGTGTATTTAGTCTGCGTTTGGTTGCGGCCACGCGGCCCGAGGTGGTGGCTGCGTTGCCGAAGAAGAAGCGCGAGCTCATGGAGATTAAGATGAGCGATAAGGTCGAGAATGACCTAGTCTATGCGAAAGAGCTTATTGGCAAGGATTTGAAGATTACTGACGTGGTGAAGGAGGGCGATTTCGTGGACGTCACCGCCATCACCCGGGGAAAGGGTACCCAGGGCCCGGTAAAGCGCTGGGGCGTGATGATTCAGAATGCGAAAGCGCAGCGATCGGGTAGAGGGCGGCATGTGGGTGCCATTGGCGGCTGGCGACCACGTCGAGTCCGCTGGCGCGTGCCTCAGATGGGACAGACCGGCTATCACCAGCGTACTGAGTATAATAAGCGTGTGATGAAGATCGGAGTCAGTGCTGAGGAGATAACGCCGAAGGGTGGCTTCGTCCGGTACGGAACCGTGTCGAACGAGTACCTTGTACTCAAGGGAAGTGTGCCCGGCCCGAAGAAGCGACTGATACGAATCTCGCACGCCATACGGCCGCACCCGCGGCTGGGTGTGCCGGAGCTTATCACGATCAGCACGAGATCACAACAGGGGTAA
- a CDS encoding 50S ribosomal protein L2 codes for MGKRIIAQRRGKGGPTYRAPAHRYKGNLEHLLVSKGETISAKVLKIEHDPARSAPIARIRYERENGDVTRVEERYIIVPEGVAEGDVLVYGDAAPIKTGNTAPLRCIPEGVAICNLEARPNDGGKFVRSSGGSATLVAHEHETGRSLITMPSGQKKWLSSECSATIGVVAGGGRTDKPFVKAGKKYHKMRARAAKYPTVRGVAMNAVDHPHGGGGHQHIGKSKTPGRGAPPGRKVGSIAAKRTGKK; via the coding sequence ATGGGAAAACGAATAATCGCACAGCGGAGAGGAAAAGGGGGCCCAACCTATCGGGCGCCTGCACATCGGTATAAAGGCAATCTCGAGCATCTTCTGGTCAGCAAGGGCGAGACGATCTCGGCAAAAGTCCTGAAGATCGAGCATGACCCTGCGCGGAGCGCTCCGATCGCCCGTATCCGGTATGAGCGGGAGAACGGTGATGTGACGAGGGTGGAGGAGCGCTACATCATCGTTCCTGAGGGCGTGGCCGAGGGTGACGTCCTCGTTTATGGTGATGCCGCGCCGATAAAGACGGGCAATACCGCTCCGCTACGCTGTATCCCTGAAGGTGTTGCGATCTGTAATTTGGAGGCACGGCCCAATGACGGCGGTAAATTCGTACGATCTTCTGGCGGTAGTGCGACCCTGGTGGCGCACGAGCACGAGACAGGTCGGTCATTGATAACGATGCCGAGTGGCCAGAAGAAATGGCTGTCCTCTGAGTGCTCTGCCACCATCGGCGTGGTCGCTGGTGGAGGACGTACGGATAAGCCATTTGTTAAGGCTGGTAAGAAATATCATAAGATGCGTGCACGCGCGGCGAAATATCCAACGGTGCGTGGCGTCGCTATGAATGCCGTTGACCACCCGCATGGTGGCGGTGGACATCAGCATATAGGCAAGAGCAAGACGCCCGGACGTGGCGCTCCACCCGGGCGGAAGGTGGGGAGCATCGCAGCCAAGCGGACCGGGAAGAAGTGA
- the rpmC gene encoding 50S ribosomal protein L29, whose protein sequence is MSIFRIDEIRKMSVKERNDELESLMKDLLQERGVIATGGSPDNPGRVGEIRRTIARIKTVQSEERRAAATVASADV, encoded by the coding sequence ATGAGCATCTTTAGAATTGACGAAATCCGAAAGATGAGTGTGAAGGAACGGAACGACGAATTGGAGAGTTTGATGAAGGACCTGTTGCAAGAGCGTGGCGTCATCGCCACCGGTGGCTCGCCGGACAACCCCGGCCGAGTGGGTGAGATACGACGAACGATCGCGCGGATTAAGACAGTCCAGAGTGAGGAGCGGCGCGCAGCAGCAACGGTCGCAAGCGCTGACGTG
- the dph2 gene encoding diphthamide biosynthesis enzyme Dph2, producing MEQRSYEFELERIIAMVRERGATRVGLQLPEGLRSVAVSLANEIAQETGAAVIISGNSCYGACDIDEKLACMVDQLFHFGHSSALFAQRRIHLPTCDASENVIFIELRSTIDVKPVVKKAAAEIIGDSVGLVATLQHVHALEAAKAVLRHAGKAASISKKLQLDAAPGLVLGCEFSAARSLHDDEILFIGSGGFHPAGIAQYTGKRVIAADPFTLQVRVFEPDELRKKRYMVIARALDAQSFGILVGTKSGQCQLEAALTVRRKAIDRGRNAYVIALDEICEANLLGYTVDTFVNTACPRLVEDLAAFKKPVLTVAEFEVVLGERSWDELWP from the coding sequence ATGGAGCAGCGTTCCTATGAGTTCGAGCTCGAGCGGATAATAGCCATGGTGCGCGAACGAGGAGCAACGCGGGTCGGGTTACAGCTCCCGGAGGGGCTCAGATCAGTGGCCGTTTCGCTCGCCAACGAGATCGCGCAGGAGACTGGCGCAGCGGTGATCATCTCCGGTAATTCCTGCTATGGCGCCTGCGACATCGACGAGAAGCTGGCGTGTATGGTTGACCAGCTCTTCCACTTCGGGCATTCAAGCGCACTCTTCGCTCAGCGACGCATACACCTACCGACCTGCGATGCGAGCGAAAACGTGATCTTCATCGAGCTCAGGAGCACCATCGATGTCAAACCCGTGGTGAAGAAGGCAGCAGCGGAGATCATCGGTGATTCTGTCGGGCTCGTTGCGACCCTACAGCACGTGCATGCTCTTGAAGCGGCGAAGGCGGTGCTCAGGCATGCGGGCAAGGCCGCATCGATAAGTAAAAAGTTGCAACTCGACGCCGCCCCCGGGTTGGTCCTGGGCTGCGAGTTCAGCGCTGCCCGCTCACTGCACGATGACGAGATCCTGTTCATCGGCAGTGGCGGCTTTCATCCCGCGGGTATCGCCCAGTACACGGGCAAGCGGGTCATTGCGGCTGATCCCTTCACCCTGCAGGTGCGCGTATTTGAGCCCGATGAGCTGCGGAAGAAGCGCTACATGGTTATCGCGCGTGCACTGGATGCGCAGTCCTTTGGGATTCTTGTAGGCACCAAAAGCGGCCAGTGTCAGCTCGAAGCTGCGCTTACCGTGCGACGAAAAGCCATCGATCGAGGCCGGAATGCGTACGTCATCGCGCTCGACGAGATCTGCGAGGCGAATTTACTCGGCTATACCGTTGATACATTCGTTAATACTGCATGTCCACGCCTGGTGGAGGATCTGGCCGCGTTTAAGAAGCCCGTTCTCACGGTCGCCGAGTTCGAGGTGGTGCTCGGCGAGCGAAGCTGGGACGAGTTGTGGCCGTAA
- a CDS encoding 6-oxopurine nucleoside phosphorylase, translating into MMALGIIGGTSLFGTKLLDNMEEREATTAYGPVYLLVTTISAHEIVFIPRHGKDRNIPPHRINYKANMRVFKDLGVDEVIGVTSVGSVKRAIPPRSLVVPHDYIGLFSILTYYDNEIVHITPGLDESLRKRLIEAAQALHIDIVEHGVYFQTLSPRLETKAEINLIKDYADIVGMNMATEATLATELGLRYANLSTVDNYAHGIVDEQLEYKDIVAAAAQSRLDVEKVLLKVIKDTA; encoded by the coding sequence ATGATGGCACTCGGCATCATCGGTGGGACGAGCTTGTTCGGTACGAAATTGCTTGACAACATGGAGGAACGTGAAGCAACGACTGCCTATGGCCCGGTTTACCTGCTCGTTACGACCATTTCTGCGCACGAGATCGTTTTCATTCCGCGGCATGGCAAGGACCGAAATATTCCGCCGCATCGTATCAATTATAAAGCGAATATGCGCGTGTTCAAGGACCTGGGTGTGGATGAGGTCATCGGTGTGACCTCAGTGGGCAGTGTAAAGCGAGCTATACCACCACGATCACTGGTCGTTCCGCATGATTACATCGGCCTGTTCAGCATACTCACGTATTATGATAACGAAATTGTCCATATCACTCCGGGCCTGGATGAATCCTTGCGAAAACGGCTCATAGAAGCCGCACAGGCATTGCATATTGACATTGTTGAGCACGGCGTGTATTTCCAGACCCTGAGTCCGCGACTTGAGACGAAGGCAGAGATAAACCTGATCAAGGATTATGCGGACATCGTCGGGATGAACATGGCGACAGAAGCAACGCTGGCAACCGAGTTGGGACTGCGCTACGCGAACCTCAGCACCGTGGATAACTACGCGCACGGCATCGTCGATGAGCAGCTGGAGTATAAAGATATTGTCGCTGCAGCTGCGCAAAGCCGCTTAGACGTTGAGAAGGTGCTGCTGAAGGTTATTAAGGATACAGCATGA
- a CDS encoding 30S ribosomal protein S19 — protein MAKKRKAKTKTTLKKKEEEFTYRGYTLAKLKKMKLEEFAELLCARQRRKLNRSLRAEEEKLLADIEAGKADIKTHLRDSIVLPSMVGAKIGIHDGKGFEFIEIKPEMVGHYLGELALTRKKVTHGAAGVGATRSSKYVPLK, from the coding sequence ATGGCAAAGAAGAGGAAAGCTAAAACTAAAACAACGTTAAAGAAGAAGGAGGAGGAGTTCACGTATCGTGGCTATACGCTGGCGAAGCTTAAGAAGATGAAGCTCGAGGAGTTCGCCGAGCTGCTCTGTGCACGGCAGCGACGAAAGCTCAACCGCTCACTCAGGGCTGAGGAGGAGAAGCTGCTCGCCGATATAGAAGCGGGAAAGGCGGATATCAAGACCCATTTGCGTGACTCGATCGTGCTGCCGAGTATGGTGGGCGCGAAGATCGGTATCCACGACGGTAAGGGTTTTGAATTTATCGAGATCAAACCCGAGATGGTGGGACACTATTTGGGCGAGCTTGCATTAACCAGGAAGAAAGTCACGCACGGCGCTGCCGGCGTGGGTGCAACACGATCGTCAAAGTACGTGCCGCTGAAATAA
- a CDS encoding DNA primase regulatory subunit PriL gives MMEEGAVEAAHLSYYPFLAAATSYVEASGITLDELVSRAALERARVRGKERVREAIRAGAIRKPTLMSRAQADIELLSYPFARILVSCINNAHLIRRFALAEAKSAYMTLKEDSAFGGGDTDLLFEMAREFELHIELAGMPHEHAPVRIPFVEYLRYTANLRDKRWKLVNRALNKGQVNLRTNEFLRMLQEAIHARIRKDLPLDVPPAVCESVRRYMKELEAELEAWRKKFAEDELETGMRVKDPASFPPCIRAILSNLREGVNVPHTARFAVTSFLLNVGLTVDEIIELYQSSPDFDEERTRYQVVHISGEMGSTRYTAPSCSTMRTYGNCVDRDDVCEKIGHPLSYYKMKLKLKRQSERQKRVSVKDTGLDEGRSQDEE, from the coding sequence ATGATGGAGGAAGGAGCAGTAGAAGCAGCGCACCTGAGCTACTATCCGTTTCTGGCTGCGGCAACGAGTTACGTGGAAGCATCCGGTATTACACTCGATGAGCTCGTTTCCCGTGCCGCGTTAGAGCGTGCCCGCGTGCGTGGCAAGGAGCGCGTACGTGAAGCGATCCGTGCAGGAGCGATTCGCAAGCCAACGCTCATGAGCCGGGCTCAAGCGGATATTGAGCTGCTCTCGTATCCGTTTGCTCGCATTCTCGTCTCCTGTATCAACAACGCGCACCTCATTCGCCGCTTTGCACTCGCAGAGGCGAAATCCGCGTACATGACACTGAAAGAAGATTCTGCGTTCGGCGGTGGCGATACCGATTTGCTCTTCGAGATGGCGCGTGAATTCGAGCTCCATATCGAGCTCGCAGGAATGCCGCACGAGCACGCTCCGGTGCGGATACCATTCGTTGAGTATCTGCGGTACACAGCGAATCTGCGTGACAAGCGCTGGAAGCTGGTGAATCGCGCGCTGAATAAGGGCCAGGTGAACCTGCGGACGAACGAGTTTCTGCGCATGCTGCAAGAAGCGATTCACGCGCGAATACGTAAGGATCTGCCGCTTGACGTGCCTCCCGCGGTCTGCGAGTCGGTACGGCGGTATATGAAGGAGCTCGAAGCGGAACTGGAAGCGTGGCGGAAAAAGTTCGCGGAGGACGAGCTTGAGACCGGCATGCGCGTAAAAGATCCCGCCAGCTTCCCGCCCTGTATCCGGGCGATTCTGAGCAACTTACGCGAGGGTGTTAACGTGCCGCATACCGCACGGTTCGCCGTGACCTCGTTTCTGCTGAACGTAGGGTTAACGGTGGATGAAATAATCGAGCTCTACCAGAGCTCACCGGATTTCGATGAGGAGCGAACGCGGTACCAGGTGGTGCACATATCGGGCGAGATGGGCAGTACCAGGTATACGGCACCCTCGTGCTCTACCATGCGTACCTACGGGAACTGCGTTGATCGTGATGACGTGTGCGAGAAGATCGGGCATCCGTTGAGCTATTATAAAATGAAGTTGAAACTGAAACGTCAGAGCGAGCGTCAGAAGCGCGTATCTGTAAAAGATACCGGGCTGGATGAAGGACGAAGCCAGGACGAAGAGTAA
- a CDS encoding site-specific integrase translates to MSEKIPILKGKKIKTRILRPSEFDQLRAGAKRTENRTLLDACLLLGARYTECKTIQANAHWFDGNFVHLPSEAQRKVKRKQAERWIRLSSMGKAILPYFFENRKRLPSIQAWDYALLQWAKQGELHPAGISARTLRKTYESWLIFYFPEATNLVYLSQGHTTLTSLQHYINLPFIEEDKKSMGKWVEGWL, encoded by the coding sequence ATGAGCGAGAAGATCCCGATTTTAAAGGGCAAAAAGATCAAAACGCGGATCTTGCGACCCTCTGAGTTCGATCAGCTGCGTGCGGGCGCGAAGAGGACGGAGAATCGAACTCTTCTGGATGCTTGTCTGCTGCTGGGCGCACGGTATACCGAATGCAAAACTATTCAGGCAAACGCTCACTGGTTCGATGGCAATTTTGTACACCTCCCCTCGGAAGCACAGCGTAAGGTGAAACGGAAACAGGCCGAGCGCTGGATCAGATTGAGTTCAATGGGTAAGGCAATTCTCCCGTACTTCTTCGAGAATAGAAAACGACTGCCCTCGATACAGGCCTGGGATTACGCTCTGCTGCAGTGGGCAAAACAGGGCGAGTTACATCCTGCGGGCATATCAGCACGTACCTTGCGTAAGACCTACGAGAGCTGGCTGATATTTTATTTCCCGGAAGCCACCAATTTGGTGTATCTATCTCAGGGCCATACAACACTAACTTCTTTGCAGCATTACATTAATTTGCCGTTCATCGAAGAAGATAAAAAAAGTATGGGTAAGTGGGTAGAAGGGTGGTTATGA
- a CDS encoding DUF521 domain-containing protein: protein MQLTKEEERILEGEEGWARQKAMEILVAIGDIHHASHLIPIQSAHISGASYKTIGDAFEFIKCLAGARVRVKSTLNPTGVDRRIWQSLNVSEAFVAKQREVVRAYQSLGIDVECTCIPYHVGNRPQKGEHIAWAESSAVLYANSVLGARTNMEGAPSALAAALIGKTPLYGLHLTENREPELRVCVQCALRDADYSALGFVLGELVGNRIPVIELPPASQPTADELKHLSAAIGATGSVGLYHIVGLTPESAVLARPAEKLELEKDALDSVRGASCQGDVIAIGCPHCSATELQRISELLRAESKGRRVQKEFFVFTARAVKEHMQEVVRKIEAYGVTVICDTCFVVSPAFEHYRCVITNSGKMMRYVPLLCGGAAVKLCTTEQCVQQAF from the coding sequence ATGCAGCTGACGAAAGAGGAAGAGCGGATCCTTGAAGGCGAGGAGGGCTGGGCGCGCCAAAAGGCGATGGAGATTCTCGTTGCGATCGGCGATATCCATCACGCATCGCACCTGATCCCCATTCAGAGCGCGCATATCTCCGGGGCATCGTATAAGACGATCGGAGACGCTTTTGAGTTCATCAAGTGCCTTGCGGGCGCGCGAGTGCGGGTGAAAAGCACGCTCAATCCCACCGGCGTAGATCGCCGTATCTGGCAATCACTTAACGTCTCGGAGGCCTTTGTCGCGAAGCAGCGAGAGGTCGTGCGCGCCTACCAGAGCCTGGGCATTGACGTCGAATGCACCTGTATTCCGTACCATGTAGGAAACAGACCACAGAAGGGCGAGCACATCGCATGGGCTGAGTCATCCGCCGTTCTCTACGCCAATTCGGTCCTGGGCGCGCGCACAAATATGGAAGGCGCTCCCTCTGCGCTCGCCGCGGCGCTCATCGGGAAGACGCCTTTGTACGGGCTCCATCTAACGGAAAATCGTGAACCTGAGCTTCGGGTCTGCGTGCAGTGCGCGCTTCGCGATGCGGACTACAGTGCGCTCGGGTTTGTGCTCGGCGAGCTCGTCGGCAACAGGATACCGGTGATTGAGCTCCCGCCCGCTTCGCAGCCGACGGCTGATGAACTGAAGCATTTATCCGCGGCGATCGGCGCGACCGGCTCCGTCGGCCTGTACCATATCGTGGGACTCACGCCAGAATCGGCTGTTCTTGCTCGTCCGGCGGAAAAGCTCGAGCTGGAGAAGGATGCTCTTGACTCCGTTCGTGGGGCGAGCTGCCAGGGCGATGTGATCGCGATCGGTTGCCCGCATTGCTCGGCGACCGAACTCCAGCGGATCTCCGAGCTGCTGCGTGCCGAGAGCAAGGGCCGAAGGGTACAGAAAGAATTCTTCGTTTTCACTGCACGAGCGGTTAAGGAGCACATGCAGGAGGTGGTACGGAAGATCGAGGCCTATGGTGTGACGGTGATTTGCGATACCTGTTTCGTCGTCTCGCCTGCATTTGAACATTACCGTTGCGTCATTACCAACTCAGGGAAGATGATGCGGTACGTGCCACTGCTCTGTGGCGGAGCGGCGGTAAAGCTGTGTACGACCGAGCAGTGCGTGCAGCAGGCGTTTTGA